The following proteins are co-located in the Pyrobaculum calidifontis JCM 11548 genome:
- the porB gene encoding pyruvate synthase subunit PorB: MKVYFKTLRDLPREELFAPGHRMCAGCGAAIAMRWITKAIGANAVIVNATGCVEVTTTPYPETAWLHPYLHVAFENAAAAASGVETAIKVLSKKGYWDAGDTKVVVIAGDGGTYDIGLQSLSGMLERRHGVLYILYDNEAYMNTGIQRSGSTPKYAWTTTTPVGAAVRGKVQWKKDIMGIVMAHRVPYAATASISHILDLVNKVKTALEYTAEGPTFLHIFAPCVPGWRYPENKTVEVARLAVETGYFPLYEWDHGKLRLNPPSNTHLDKSKRKPLKEYLRLQGRFAHLTDEEIAEIEKELDAYWEYLGKLAQL, from the coding sequence ATGAAGGTCTACTTCAAGACGTTGAGGGACCTCCCCCGCGAGGAGCTCTTTGCGCCTGGCCACAGGATGTGCGCCGGGTGCGGCGCGGCCATCGCCATGAGGTGGATCACCAAGGCCATTGGCGCCAACGCAGTGATAGTCAACGCCACCGGTTGCGTGGAGGTGACAACGACGCCGTATCCAGAGACCGCGTGGCTACACCCCTACCTACACGTGGCCTTTGAAAACGCCGCCGCGGCGGCGTCCGGGGTGGAGACGGCTATAAAGGTGTTGAGCAAGAAGGGGTACTGGGACGCGGGCGATACCAAGGTGGTGGTAATAGCGGGCGACGGGGGCACGTACGACATCGGCCTTCAGTCGCTCAGCGGGATGTTGGAGAGGAGGCACGGCGTACTCTACATACTCTACGACAACGAGGCGTACATGAACACGGGCATCCAGAGGAGCGGCTCTACGCCGAAGTACGCCTGGACTACCACCACGCCTGTGGGCGCGGCGGTGAGGGGGAAGGTGCAGTGGAAGAAGGACATCATGGGAATAGTCATGGCGCACAGAGTGCCCTACGCCGCCACAGCCAGCATCTCACACATATTAGACCTAGTGAACAAGGTTAAAACGGCGCTGGAGTACACCGCCGAGGGGCCCACATTCCTCCACATCTTCGCCCCCTGCGTCCCCGGGTGGCGCTACCCAGAAAACAAGACGGTGGAGGTGGCCAGACTAGCCGTTGAGACTGGATATTTCCCACTGTACGAGTGGGACCACGGAAAGCTGAGGCTCAACCCGCCCAGCAACACCCACCTCGACAAGTCGAAGAGAAAGCCGCTAAAGGAGTACCTCAGGCTACAGGGCCGCTTCGCCCACCTCACAGACGAGGAAATCGCAGAAATAGAGAAAGAACTCGACGCATACTGGGAATACCTCGGCAAATTGGCCCAGCTCTAA
- a CDS encoding TSUP family transporter, with protein sequence MEVVIVVVAAAFVSLLTSMAGVSGAFLLWSQHFSKGKGLVEHGTGIVKVLKVDKRVECEFLGHVYSFNAISVVATSFAVGIIGGAYGIGGGAPLAPVYASVFSLPIYTTAGAILPTAFISSTFGVVSYYAMGHPPNWPLGLSLGVGGLVGMCQREY encoded by the coding sequence TTGGAGGTAGTAATTGTAGTTGTGGCGGCGGCCTTCGTAAGTCTTCTCACTTCGATGGCAGGCGTCAGTGGCGCATTTTTGCTATGGTCTCAGCATTTTAGCAAGGGAAAAGGCCTGGTCGAACACGGAACTGGCATAGTTAAAGTGTTGAAAGTCGACAAGAGAGTGGAGTGCGAATTTCTAGGCCATGTTTACTCCTTTAATGCTATATCGGTTGTCGCCACCTCCTTCGCGGTGGGCATAATAGGAGGCGCCTATGGGATAGGCGGCGGCGCGCCCCTCGCACCCGTATACGCAAGCGTATTCAGCCTGCCGATATACACCACGGCGGGGGCCATCCTCCCTACGGCATTTATCTCATCGACCTTCGGCGTGGTCAGCTACTATGCCATGGGACATCCGCCGAATTGGCCCCTCGGGCTCTCCCTCGGCGTAGGCGGCCTCGTAGGGATGTGCCAAAGAGAGTATTGA
- a CDS encoding DUF3536 domain-containing protein: MIVFHLHLYQPERADPWLEIIFPEPSASPFRHWNERVSHECYEPNAELGNYKWVSFDVGPTLLTWLRRSRPVVYNALLEGDKAGLERWGHGNAIAHPYYHVILPLVPRRDREVLIHWGVEYFKRHFKRSPEGMWLPEMAVDLETLEVLADYGISYTVLSQGQVKGGRAGGPYKVVLPSGRSIAVFIRNDAVSNALAFQGFEKFAETLRGVEGDVVVALDGETFGHHIKGGDKLLADFISRHKDHLANLGWLYERGVKGEVEIVERTSWSCPHGLGRWSRDCGCDGPAPWREGLRKLVDWVGEAVDKAFEERLGPGGWDTLKRYIDVLMGGDRGGYTTEQLKLLEAQRAKLAANTSDAWFFARVGIEFGIAVKWALRAVELLDDPSPVEEFMRRLDEIAIDGKTALALCPRVRGPLMAAMMYVARATAGFQEERVGPYIVKPINDEFEIVDERTREVFRFRHDLLWGFEKI, encoded by the coding sequence GTGATAGTATTTCACCTACACCTCTACCAGCCCGAGCGCGCAGATCCCTGGCTCGAGATCATCTTCCCCGAGCCCTCTGCCTCGCCCTTTAGGCACTGGAACGAGCGCGTGTCGCACGAGTGCTACGAGCCCAACGCGGAGTTGGGCAACTACAAGTGGGTCAGCTTCGACGTGGGCCCCACGCTGTTGACCTGGCTACGGCGGAGTAGGCCGGTGGTGTACAATGCCTTGCTCGAGGGCGACAAGGCGGGGCTGGAAAGGTGGGGCCACGGCAACGCCATAGCGCACCCCTACTACCACGTGATCCTGCCCCTAGTCCCCAGGCGAGACCGAGAGGTGTTAATCCACTGGGGCGTGGAGTATTTCAAGAGGCACTTCAAGAGGAGCCCAGAGGGGATGTGGCTCCCCGAGATGGCCGTGGACCTCGAGACGCTGGAGGTTCTGGCCGACTACGGCATATCTTACACAGTCCTCTCCCAAGGCCAGGTGAAGGGAGGGAGGGCCGGGGGGCCCTACAAGGTGGTTCTGCCCAGCGGGCGCTCCATCGCCGTCTTTATACGCAACGACGCGGTATCCAACGCCCTGGCCTTCCAAGGCTTTGAAAAATTCGCCGAGACACTCAGAGGCGTAGAGGGCGACGTAGTAGTGGCCCTAGACGGGGAGACCTTTGGACACCACATAAAAGGCGGCGACAAGCTCCTCGCCGACTTCATATCCCGGCACAAGGACCACCTGGCCAACCTCGGCTGGCTCTACGAGAGGGGGGTCAAGGGAGAGGTAGAGATCGTGGAAAGGACGTCGTGGAGTTGCCCCCACGGGCTGGGCCGCTGGAGCAGAGACTGCGGATGCGACGGGCCTGCGCCCTGGAGAGAGGGACTGAGGAAGCTAGTTGACTGGGTTGGGGAGGCGGTGGACAAGGCCTTTGAGGAGAGGCTGGGCCCAGGGGGGTGGGACACGTTGAAGCGCTACATAGACGTGTTGATGGGCGGCGACCGCGGGGGATACACCACGGAGCAGTTGAAGCTTTTAGAGGCCCAGCGGGCGAAGCTCGCCGCTAATACGAGCGACGCTTGGTTCTTCGCGAGGGTGGGCATAGAGTTCGGGATAGCCGTCAAGTGGGCCCTGAGGGCAGTGGAGTTGCTAGACGACCCAAGCCCCGTCGAAGAGTTCATGCGCCGGCTAGACGAGATTGCGATAGACGGCAAGACGGCCCTGGCCCTATGCCCCCGCGTGAGGGGCCCCCTCATGGCCGCCATGATGTACGTAGCCAGAGCCACCGCCGGCTTCCAGGAGGAGAGGGTGGGGCCCTACATAGTGAAGCCCATCAACGACGAATTCGAAATCGTGGACGAGAGGACCCGCGAAGTCTTTAGATTTCGACACGACCTCTTATGGGGTTTCGAAAAAATTTAA
- a CDS encoding MFS transporter, which produces MRLAASYTPIFVARIGSGASAFLVVKLASGGALEAGAVLAAYPFLEAIGALIAGRWSDLAGRKKTLLVGYVVRSLAMLALAWAFFVHESPVLEAVLNGIIGFTTAFILTASLTMATDLTEVRNRGLGMGGFEFVNLGSYGVGYLLGSALYIIFPDARAYLVIAVLTALSTPLFAMFLQETRPVAPAEGRLLFSVLPPSAVALLPVWFALTTIIGLAMYTPRILDVEAGAHGAVQQIVDKLGGNLVVGLLFIGALALLGAGAIFFGRLADKWGRLKVFYLGLVGGLSALVALNAALHLGLGPVEAVALTAPLLFLTSAIGPSILALIGDEADIRYRGTVMGIYSVVLGLGIGFGSWLAGVISWAFSGYEINGLAAAALGVYAAMTSIHIAFAKRQGLLSQLK; this is translated from the coding sequence ATGAGACTCGCCGCCTCATATACGCCCATATTTGTGGCTAGGATTGGATCAGGCGCCAGCGCTTTTCTAGTGGTGAAGTTGGCCAGCGGCGGGGCCTTAGAGGCTGGGGCGGTATTGGCCGCCTATCCATTCTTGGAGGCGATAGGCGCGCTGATTGCGGGGCGTTGGTCCGACTTGGCGGGCCGTAAGAAGACCCTCCTCGTGGGGTACGTGGTGAGGTCTCTCGCCATGTTGGCGCTTGCGTGGGCCTTCTTTGTCCACGAGTCGCCGGTCCTAGAGGCCGTGCTCAACGGCATAATAGGCTTCACCACCGCGTTTATACTCACCGCCTCGTTGACCATGGCCACAGACCTCACAGAGGTGCGCAACAGGGGGCTGGGCATGGGCGGCTTCGAGTTTGTCAACTTGGGTAGCTACGGGGTGGGCTACCTCCTGGGCTCCGCCTTGTATATCATATTTCCTGACGCAAGGGCTTACTTAGTCATTGCCGTGTTGACGGCCTTATCCACGCCGCTCTTTGCCATGTTTCTGCAGGAAACTCGCCCAGTCGCCCCGGCGGAGGGCCGCCTTCTCTTCTCGGTGCTTCCGCCGTCTGCTGTGGCCTTGTTGCCCGTGTGGTTTGCGCTAACTACGATAATAGGGCTTGCGATGTATACGCCGAGGATTTTAGATGTGGAGGCAGGCGCCCACGGTGCAGTGCAACAAATAGTGGATAAGCTGGGCGGGAACTTAGTGGTCGGCTTGCTTTTCATAGGCGCGCTAGCCCTGTTGGGGGCAGGCGCAATTTTCTTCGGAAGGCTGGCGGATAAGTGGGGCAGGCTTAAGGTGTTCTACCTAGGCCTTGTGGGCGGCCTCTCTGCCCTCGTGGCGTTAAACGCGGCGTTGCACCTCGGCCTAGGCCCAGTGGAGGCCGTCGCCCTCACGGCGCCGCTCCTCTTCCTCACCTCGGCCATAGGCCCCAGCATCTTGGCCCTAATAGGCGACGAGGCCGACATAAGGTACAGAGGCACCGTCATGGGGATATACAGCGTAGTGCTCGGTCTCGGGATAGGGTTCGGTAGTTGGCTAGCTGGCGTCATTTCATGGGCTTTCAGCGGCTACGAGATTAACGGGCTTGCGGCGGCCGCGCTGGGCGTCTACGCGGCGATGACGTCTATACACATAGCCTTTGCAAAACGGCAGGGGCTGTTAAGCCAGTTGAAATAA
- a CDS encoding 2-oxoacid:acceptor oxidoreductase family protein, which produces MLEMRFHGRGGQGMVTAAQVLATAAILEGKYAQAFPEFGPERRGAPVKAYLRIADTPIYVREPILRPDVVVVADQSLFKAENPLEGAKETTVLVVNGVYKAPVKTYYVDATSLAMKILGRPIVNTALIGAVVKATGVVLLGSVAKALAKFFSGKLYDLNLKLVEAAYQETREVP; this is translated from the coding sequence ATGCTGGAGATGCGTTTTCACGGCCGCGGCGGACAGGGCATGGTAACAGCGGCGCAAGTGCTCGCCACGGCGGCCATACTCGAGGGCAAGTACGCACAAGCCTTCCCCGAGTTTGGCCCAGAGAGGCGTGGCGCCCCCGTAAAGGCCTATCTAAGGATCGCGGATACGCCTATATACGTAAGAGAGCCCATACTCCGCCCAGACGTAGTGGTGGTGGCAGACCAGTCGCTTTTTAAGGCCGAGAACCCCCTAGAGGGGGCGAAGGAGACCACAGTGCTAGTGGTAAATGGGGTCTACAAGGCCCCTGTAAAGACTTATTACGTGGACGCAACCTCTCTAGCAATGAAGATCTTGGGCAGGCCAATTGTGAACACCGCCCTAATCGGCGCCGTGGTCAAGGCCACCGGCGTAGTGTTGCTGGGATCTGTGGCCAAGGCCTTGGCAAAGTTCTTCTCTGGGAAGCTCTACGACCTAAACCTCAAACTCGTGGAAGCGGCATACCAAGAGACTAGAGAGGTGCCATGA
- a CDS encoding 4Fe-4S binding protein, giving the protein MSLPKASQLPIGTAITEPGSTRRNLTAGWRTLRPVIHDDRCIRCQLCWLYCPEGTIVEVKGVFKVGNRTYDVKYEINYDYCKGCGICANECPTKAIEMVPETP; this is encoded by the coding sequence ATGAGTCTGCCAAAGGCGTCTCAACTCCCAATAGGGACTGCTATTACAGAGCCGGGCTCCACTAGGCGCAATTTGACAGCTGGCTGGAGGACCTTGAGGCCTGTGATACACGACGACAGGTGCATACGGTGCCAGCTCTGCTGGCTCTACTGCCCCGAGGGCACCATAGTCGAGGTAAAGGGCGTCTTCAAAGTGGGCAATAGGACCTACGACGTTAAGTACGAGATCAATTACGACTACTGCAAGGGCTGTGGCATATGCGCAAACGAGTGTCCAACAAAGGCAATAGAGATGGTCCCGGAGACGCCATGA
- a CDS encoding aldehyde ferredoxin oxidoreductase N-terminal domain-containing protein — protein MILLEIDVEKREVAKREISATGPVDAALQLHRERETWRLDPLSPQIPVVFGLGPFVGGRLYGVHRLIFVFKSPQSGTLHVSALGGAAYKAMGMGAQAVAIVGKAERPTAVFIAGGQVSFTEVEVGKDAYSLIRRLYESNREFFVANDARALVVGPAAYTTYNGAIVSVDIEAKSGEFKLGSEDFAARGGPGTALAQGHNVAAVVVGGPRRPLHEKVADAEAINQLFKQKMGKSYVEVLNEKTVKYRYDPKIGTGGTFGVNYPHYRDLLPLFGYKSIYMPREERIKHADIVLELFWRPFQREVFEKGKSWYNCGEPCPVVCKKVWRGKKVDYESFHAVGPFIGNYIFEEAVPPVDKIDRLGLDAIEMGHVVAWLFDAVHHGLLKPEEVGIGERPAFDPLQFRPKEDSRLNAKLAAELIDGLVEHATEVLALVAKLGIRRAARELERRYKDRVRETGVKFRDLAVYAAFGTEGYMTPNFYWAPGLVAPMYILGRYWSNYNPTFMPPEDFAKSSYERAVAELYIDNAGICRFHRGWAEPVLSDLYKLIGLTPPSPALYREFAYYAKLAGAEPMPWESKRARDLVSTLAKELGAKDWQFTDFDDYYEWWTRFKEQLDRLVLST, from the coding sequence GTGATACTACTTGAGATAGACGTGGAAAAGAGAGAGGTCGCCAAGAGGGAGATATCCGCCACCGGCCCCGTCGACGCGGCGTTGCAGTTGCACAGGGAAAGGGAGACGTGGCGCCTCGACCCCCTATCTCCACAGATCCCCGTGGTGTTCGGCCTCGGCCCCTTCGTCGGAGGGAGGCTGTACGGAGTCCACCGCCTAATCTTCGTCTTCAAAAGCCCCCAGAGCGGGACACTACACGTCTCCGCGCTGGGGGGAGCCGCCTACAAGGCCATGGGGATGGGCGCCCAGGCCGTGGCCATCGTCGGCAAGGCGGAGAGGCCAACGGCGGTTTTCATAGCCGGGGGACAAGTATCTTTTACAGAGGTAGAGGTGGGGAAAGACGCCTACTCCCTCATAAGGCGGCTATACGAGTCCAACAGAGAGTTCTTCGTGGCAAACGACGCCAGGGCGTTGGTAGTCGGCCCAGCGGCGTACACCACCTACAACGGCGCCATTGTGTCGGTGGACATAGAGGCCAAGAGCGGGGAGTTTAAGCTGGGCTCCGAGGACTTCGCGGCCAGGGGCGGGCCCGGCACCGCCCTCGCACAGGGGCACAACGTGGCGGCAGTGGTAGTGGGCGGGCCCCGGAGGCCCCTCCACGAGAAAGTCGCAGACGCAGAGGCCATAAACCAACTGTTTAAACAGAAGATGGGGAAGAGCTACGTCGAGGTTTTAAACGAGAAGACTGTGAAATACCGCTACGACCCCAAGATAGGCACAGGCGGCACCTTCGGCGTCAATTACCCCCACTACCGCGACTTACTGCCCCTCTTCGGCTACAAGTCTATCTACATGCCGCGAGAGGAGCGGATAAAACACGCCGACATTGTGCTAGAGCTGTTCTGGCGCCCCTTCCAGCGAGAAGTATTTGAAAAGGGGAAGAGCTGGTACAACTGCGGCGAGCCGTGCCCCGTGGTGTGCAAAAAGGTGTGGCGGGGCAAGAAGGTGGACTACGAGTCCTTCCACGCGGTGGGCCCCTTCATCGGGAACTACATATTCGAGGAGGCGGTGCCCCCCGTCGACAAGATAGACCGCCTCGGCCTAGACGCCATAGAGATGGGACACGTCGTTGCGTGGCTCTTCGACGCCGTACACCACGGCTTACTCAAGCCGGAGGAAGTGGGGATAGGAGAGAGGCCGGCCTTCGACCCCCTACAGTTTAGGCCAAAGGAGGACTCGAGGCTAAACGCCAAGCTAGCCGCCGAGCTCATAGACGGCCTCGTGGAACACGCCACAGAGGTGCTGGCCCTAGTGGCCAAGCTTGGGATAAGGAGAGCCGCGCGGGAGCTGGAGAGGAGATACAAAGACAGAGTGAGAGAGACGGGGGTCAAGTTCAGAGACTTAGCAGTGTACGCGGCCTTTGGCACAGAGGGATACATGACGCCCAACTTCTACTGGGCCCCAGGCCTAGTGGCGCCCATGTACATCCTAGGCCGCTACTGGTCCAATTACAACCCCACCTTCATGCCACCCGAGGACTTCGCAAAATCCTCCTACGAGAGGGCAGTCGCCGAGTTGTACATAGACAACGCCGGCATCTGCCGCTTCCACAGAGGCTGGGCAGAGCCAGTCCTCTCAGACCTCTACAAGCTTATCGGCCTAACTCCGCCGAGCCCCGCCTTGTACAGAGAATTCGCCTACTACGCCAAATTAGCCGGCGCGGAGCCCATGCCCTGGGAGAGCAAGAGGGCCAGGGACCTAGTCTCAACGCTCGCTAAGGAGCTCGGCGCAAAAGACTGGCAGTTCACAGATTTTGACGACTACTACGAGTGGTGGACACGGTTTAAGGAACAGTTGGATCGACTTGTACTTTCAACATAA
- a CDS encoding pyruvate ferredoxin oxidoreductase subunit alpha, whose amino-acid sequence MQVEKTKLREALTGNYAAAYAVKAVDVDVIAVYPITPQTTIVEKLSEFVANGELNAEIIHVESEHSALSAVVGASAAGARVFTATSSQGLELAHEVLHIASGLRLPIVMAVPARAISAPISIHNDYGDVMNARDTGWVIYIAATAQEVYDTIIQAYRVAESVFLPVMVAYDGFLMSHTVEPVELNDEDEVRKFVPRALRPYTLNPKRPVTLGALASPDWYYEFKYQQVEAMREAYKVAKDVDAQYKAKFGRGYGVVETYRMEDADYAIVAYGGAAYGNARAAADLARERGIAAGVVRVRLYRPFPTADVLRALSGVKAFAVVDRAIMFGSPAEGPLYKDIATAMYMHGVDKPAVNIIHGIGQRAMYVEDFYKVYTMLREGPKREVVFMGVRV is encoded by the coding sequence ATGCAGGTAGAGAAGACCAAGCTCAGGGAGGCGCTGACCGGCAACTACGCGGCGGCGTACGCCGTCAAGGCGGTCGACGTGGACGTAATCGCCGTGTATCCCATTACGCCTCAGACCACCATCGTGGAGAAGCTGTCTGAGTTTGTGGCAAACGGCGAGTTGAACGCGGAGATTATACACGTGGAGTCTGAACACAGCGCACTTTCCGCCGTCGTGGGCGCCTCGGCGGCGGGGGCGAGAGTCTTCACGGCCACCTCTAGCCAGGGGCTGGAGCTGGCCCACGAGGTGTTGCACATAGCGAGTGGGCTTAGGTTGCCAATCGTCATGGCGGTGCCGGCTAGGGCCATCTCGGCGCCTATCAGCATCCACAACGACTACGGCGACGTGATGAACGCCCGCGACACGGGGTGGGTGATCTACATCGCCGCCACGGCGCAGGAGGTCTACGACACGATAATACAGGCGTATAGAGTGGCAGAGTCTGTCTTCCTCCCCGTCATGGTGGCATACGACGGCTTCCTCATGAGCCATACGGTGGAGCCAGTTGAGCTAAACGACGAGGACGAGGTGAGGAAGTTCGTGCCGCGCGCCCTTAGGCCCTACACTCTAAACCCCAAGAGGCCTGTGACTCTAGGCGCGTTGGCCTCCCCAGACTGGTACTACGAGTTTAAGTACCAGCAAGTGGAGGCGATGCGGGAGGCGTACAAAGTGGCCAAGGACGTGGACGCCCAGTACAAGGCCAAGTTCGGCCGCGGCTACGGAGTCGTGGAGACGTACAGAATGGAAGACGCAGATTACGCAATAGTGGCCTACGGGGGGGCCGCCTACGGCAACGCCAGGGCGGCCGCAGATTTGGCGAGGGAGAGGGGCATAGCCGCCGGCGTAGTCCGCGTAAGGCTCTACCGCCCCTTCCCCACCGCGGACGTGCTGAGGGCCTTAAGCGGCGTGAAGGCGTTTGCAGTTGTGGACAGGGCGATTATGTTTGGGAGCCCCGCCGAGGGGCCTCTCTACAAGGATATAGCCACGGCTATGTATATGCACGGCGTAGATAAGCCGGCTGTGAATATAATCCACGGCATAGGTCAAAGGGCTATGTATGTAGAAGACTTCTACAAGGTGTACACAATGTTGAGAGAGGGCCCCAAGAGGGAAGTGGTATTCATGGGGGTGAGGGTATGA
- a CDS encoding CBS domain-containing protein — MKVRDLVRDTVISCYVDEPVECAVAKMYAANVGSVVVLERDGRLAGIVTERDIVRFLAQEVDLKTPLGQVARKQVITASPDEAVVSAAVKMIENNIRHMPVVEGGRVIGVISIRDVLRALLAAEAFP, encoded by the coding sequence ATGAAGGTGAGAGATTTGGTTCGAGACACCGTCATCTCGTGCTATGTCGACGAGCCTGTTGAATGTGCTGTTGCAAAGATGTACGCGGCCAATGTGGGAAGCGTGGTGGTGCTTGAGCGGGATGGGCGACTAGCGGGCATTGTGACAGAGAGAGACATTGTTAGATTTTTGGCGCAGGAGGTGGACTTAAAGACGCCGCTGGGGCAAGTGGCGCGTAAGCAAGTGATAACGGCGTCGCCGGATGAGGCTGTGGTCTCAGCCGCCGTGAAGATGATAGAGAACAACATTAGGCACATGCCCGTGGTAGAGGGCGGCAGAGTAATCGGCGTTATTAGTATTAGAGACGTGTTGAGGGCTCTCTTGGCGGCAGAGGCGTTCCCATAA
- a CDS encoding type II toxin-antitoxin system VapC family toxin, which yields MRLVLDASAVVKLFREEEETPEMRQIVDLYKKRRVSIYAPSLLFVELANALRYTQGLTVNDVFDALGALKMLRLIVVDVEHVLNRAVELAFEYDVTVYDAVYVALTELVNGILITYDRELLRKFPAVAKRAGEFLGSFS from the coding sequence GTGAGGCTGGTTCTAGACGCGAGCGCGGTAGTTAAGCTATTCAGAGAAGAGGAGGAAACGCCCGAGATGCGGCAAATAGTCGATCTATATAAGAAGAGGCGCGTCTCCATCTACGCCCCATCTCTGTTGTTTGTTGAGTTGGCCAACGCCTTGAGGTACACCCAGGGACTGACTGTGAACGACGTTTTTGATGCCTTAGGGGCCTTGAAAATGCTTCGCCTAATAGTCGTCGATGTAGAACACGTGTTGAATAGGGCTGTGGAACTAGCTTTTGAATACGACGTGACGGTATACGACGCAGTTTATGTAGCGCTGACAGAGTTAGTTAATGGGATACTTATCACATACGACAGAGAACTTCTTAGGAAGTTCCCTGCCGTGGCTAAAAGGGCCGGCGAATTTCTGGGCTCTTTTAGTTAG
- a CDS encoding carboxypeptidase-like regulatory domain-containing protein produces MNKTIILTLGLAALLFAVNTVVIPPMAKLENIAYKVEETALKIDGAGVVTLAKPYVTPGEGYVYAGMKIEFLGAYPSIQVGADGALSKTFDQNGFISAIYVGPDASKVTIVNTAKSQVEIKVRITYTYVKATYIPLTGDTVLEVKVPDGKLAPGFSAMARLTIEPYAPFVVKAVERPDGTPATVYRVEPKVVEIDAAGTYKIQIGQGQPLPAAMLVKSLSKQTAAVSPNGEFAVSGAEVGVPQGWKLLGYVVFAYTGDVNVVGKEPTGDIVIQGGLVDTVSDVNQNIIVRSVSYLIPPVWNVNIRYKIALVYGDGFKVASTLPTTVNVIYIPIVYKEAQVKWLQDRAIVNVTETDVADGMWTAIVMQLPELAKIVSIKTPGNAVLSNATDVKLVWGGGIRVASISPDGRQAYLVVQMGDTREVGTYTFMINWSPMRIPVVDTKGRPVSQLSATADKFDAAASAGYVEVKVYKPEPFSLEISYKGVKAAQVAVNSLVANPQPITLGIYTVKVTVVGAFNQPIAQASVSLEGFPASGQTSSAGSVTFPDVLAGTYKVNVDVAGRVKVSDTIDVNGDVEKVVKTPIVAMVGGVPITTLDALATAGGLSAAGLYFALSRRKEPVAEVEQI; encoded by the coding sequence ATGAACAAAACCATAATACTTACACTGGGGCTAGCGGCGTTGCTGTTCGCCGTAAACACGGTGGTGATACCCCCAATGGCTAAGCTGGAGAACATAGCGTACAAGGTTGAGGAAACTGCGCTTAAGATCGACGGCGCTGGCGTTGTCACACTTGCCAAGCCATATGTGACTCCCGGCGAGGGCTACGTATACGCCGGGATGAAGATCGAGTTCCTAGGCGCCTACCCCTCCATCCAAGTGGGGGCAGACGGCGCTTTGAGCAAGACCTTTGACCAAAACGGTTTCATCTCCGCAATCTACGTGGGCCCCGACGCCTCCAAGGTCACCATAGTCAACACAGCCAAGAGCCAAGTGGAGATAAAGGTGAGGATAACCTACACCTACGTAAAGGCTACCTACATACCGCTGACCGGCGACACAGTGCTAGAGGTCAAGGTGCCAGACGGCAAGCTGGCGCCCGGCTTCAGCGCCATGGCGAGGTTGACCATTGAGCCCTACGCGCCATTTGTGGTAAAAGCCGTGGAGAGGCCAGACGGGACCCCCGCCACTGTGTACAGAGTAGAGCCCAAGGTGGTGGAAATAGACGCGGCGGGGACCTACAAGATACAGATAGGCCAGGGACAGCCGCTCCCAGCCGCCATGTTGGTGAAGAGTTTGTCTAAGCAGACGGCCGCAGTGTCTCCCAACGGCGAATTCGCCGTCTCGGGAGCCGAGGTCGGCGTGCCACAGGGCTGGAAGCTGTTGGGCTACGTGGTGTTTGCCTACACCGGCGACGTCAACGTGGTGGGCAAGGAGCCCACTGGCGACATAGTGATACAGGGCGGGCTCGTGGACACGGTGAGCGACGTCAACCAGAACATAATTGTAAGAAGCGTGTCCTACCTAATACCGCCCGTGTGGAACGTCAACATTAGGTACAAGATCGCTCTGGTGTACGGCGACGGGTTCAAAGTCGCCTCCACTCTGCCCACAACGGTGAACGTGATATACATACCCATAGTCTACAAGGAGGCTCAAGTCAAGTGGCTACAAGACAGAGCCATTGTCAACGTCACGGAGACCGACGTGGCCGACGGCATGTGGACGGCAATAGTGATGCAGCTGCCCGAGCTGGCCAAGATTGTGTCAATAAAGACGCCCGGCAACGCCGTGTTGTCCAACGCCACAGACGTGAAGCTGGTGTGGGGCGGCGGCATTAGAGTAGCATCAATATCGCCAGACGGGAGGCAGGCATACCTAGTGGTGCAGATGGGCGACACGAGGGAGGTGGGCACGTACACCTTCATGATAAACTGGTCCCCCATGCGGATACCAGTGGTTGACACCAAGGGCAGGCCCGTGTCCCAGCTGTCGGCCACCGCGGACAAGTTTGACGCAGCGGCCTCCGCCGGCTACGTAGAGGTCAAGGTGTATAAGCCAGAGCCCTTCAGCCTAGAGATAAGTTACAAGGGTGTGAAAGCGGCCCAGGTGGCTGTCAACTCGCTGGTGGCCAACCCGCAGCCCATCACTCTGGGCATATACACAGTCAAGGTGACGGTGGTCGGCGCATTCAACCAGCCCATTGCACAAGCCTCAGTGTCGCTCGAGGGCTTCCCAGCCTCCGGCCAGACCAGCTCCGCTGGCTCTGTCACATTCCCAGACGTGCTCGCGGGGACTTACAAAGTCAACGTGGACGTGGCCGGCAGAGTTAAGGTAAGCGACACAATAGACGTAAACGGCGACGTTGAGAAAGTGGTGAAGACGCCCATAGTCGCCATGGTGGGCGGCGTGCCGATAACCACGCTAGACGCCTTAGCCACAGCCGGCGGCCTCTCAGCGGCGGGCCTCTACTTCGCGCTCTCAAGGAGAAAAGAGCCAGTGGCTGAGGTAGAACAAATCTAA